The nucleotide window GGAGCAATATCATGACCTTTACTCTTAAGCTTTTTAGCAACCACAACATGAGGTCCAACAGCAGCATAACTATCAATATCTTTTGTTAGTTGCGTACGAATAATAACTTTATCAAGATCAATCTTACGCTCCCTTAAATCCTGAACAACAGTCTTAACATATCTTAAAGCCTTATCAGGATTATTCTCTTTAAGAACTATATTCAAAATCTTTTTCTGGGTTTCTTTAGCAATTAAACTCCAATTCCTACGAACTGTCTCAAAACCAGTAATCTTGATATTATTATCAGAATCAAGCAAAGCATACTTTTTCTTAGCACCATAAGCACCAGCCTTAGCAGATACGAATATTGCAGCAGGATAAAAACCCTCATACTCTAATTCCATTATCCCAGGCAAAGTTGGATTAATAGATTCTGCAAATTGCTTTGCCTCGGTCTTGCTTTTCCCATCCAAACTCAGAAATATAGAATCAGTATCAGAATATATTACTTTAAATCCCTCTTTTTCAGCAGATTCTATAACCTTATGAATATAATACCTTCCCCATGCAGTTATTGATCTTGCACACTCCAAAGAATACCAACGAGCATTAAAAAAACCAAAATAACCATAAAAAGCATTTGCCAAAACCTTAAGATTTGTCTGACGAGCATCAAGCAAAACATTTTTACTCCTCTTCATCATATCTTTTATTCTCCTCCTCCTCTTAATTAAATCCTCAATCACAGTTGGTAAAAATCCTTTTTTTTGAGTACAAAACCAATATTCATCCTTTTCAAGAGGAGCCTTTTCAGCCTTCTCCCTGCAACACCCGCAATTAAGCATTCCAGGAGATATATTATGAGAACTGATTATTGTTGGATACAAACTGCGAAAATCAAAAATAATAATATCCTTATACAAACCAGGAGTTGGCTCAAACACAAAAGCACCTTTGTATCTGTTCAACATCCTATCTTTTATATCACCATAATGTGGTTTGTTAGGACAAATTTCCTTAAAATTAAAAGCCTGTTTTATCAAATACCACTCAACTAATTGTGAAAAACCCATTCTAGTTATTTCATACATTGGTAAACCAACAATTTTTACCATCTCAATTATATTAGGCATTATCTTTTCAGCCAATTTATACGCCAACCTGGAATCTTGTAAATTATATTCACAATACTTCTCAAGATCATCAGGTTTATTATCCCACACAGAAGATAACTCATCTAAATCAGCATCTGTTTTTTTCTCTCCAATCAGTTCCTCAGAAACAGAACTCAGATCATAATAATCAGTTTTAAGACTTAAACTAAACATCTTTTTAATAACATTCAAAACATCTAAATGAACAATTCCTGATATTTTCGCTTTTGAAACCTTTCTTTTAGACACATTCAAATCAGAAGAATCTAATCCAATATCCAGTTTTATTTTATATTTCTCAGCTCTTTTCTGTATATAAGGCAGATCAAAACCATCTGAAAAATAACCAGCAATTATATCAGGAACATATGTTTCTAAAATCTCCTTGAATTTTTGAATTAAATCTGCTTCACTATCAACAAACTCTATATATTTTTCTTTTGTCTTAAATCTCTTCCATGTAATAACCTTTCTAAAATGATTACCATAAAACGAAATCATTATTATAGGATTCTTTTCAAAATTTATAGATTTTCCATCAGGATTATACGTTTCAATATCAAAAGCCAAGATTCTAGGAGAAGTTAAAGTTTCATCACCAACCTGTTTTATTGATTCAATCTTATAAACAGGAACTTTAGCTTTTCTATTAACACTCTCACCTTCTATCTCATATAACATCATAGGGGTTATTCCTTTATCTATCAAATATCTCCTTATAAAATGTATATCATACTCATTTATTGATTCAATTATCTCCCAATCTTTGATAATATCCCTTATAACCGGAACATCTTTTGGAAATCTTACAAATACTTTTATAGCATCAACATCTTTTCCTAAATAATTCTTTTTTACATTCTCAGTTCTTATAACTTCATGAACATCATCTTTTTGTTCAATCCTAAGCTTCTCTATTTTACTATTCAAACTCTGACCTTTCTTAGGAATAACATAAAAATAAGGCTCAAAACTATCATCTAATATAATAAGGGGCTTACCTTCTGTAGTTCTTCCAAATAGATAAACCTCTAATTTATCATTAACTACTTTATATTTTGCATCTAAAACAAAAAAAGGTATTTTCTCTGCCATACTTACTTCTTATAGAGGAGAATATATAAATTTTGCTATGATTTTATAACAATATTTATATACTACTAGTTTTAAATTAATCTTATGTACGACCTAATAATTATAGGAGGAGGACCAGCAGGTTTAAGTGCAGCCGTCTATGCTGCTAGATTTAATCTAAAAGCAATTGTAATTTCCGAACTTATTGGAGGCTATATGATGGAAAGCCCTCAGATATGTAACTATCCTAGTTATACTATAATAAATGGCGTAGAACTAACAAATAATATGAAAGAACAAGTAAAATCACTAAACATAGAGATGATTGAAGAAGAAGTTGTAAAAGTAGAAAAAACAAAAGAAAAAGAATTTTTAGTAAAAACAAAATCAAATAAAGAATTTAAATCAAAAACAATCTTATTAGCTGTAGGAACAAAAAAAAGAAAACTAAATATCAAAGGCGAAGAGGATTTTGCTGGAAAAGGAATTAGCTATTGTGCAACATGTGATGGTCCTTTATTCAAAGATAAGATAGTTGCAGTTGTAGGAGGATCAAACTCAGCAGCAGTTTCTGCTTTACTACTATCACAATTTGCAAAAGAAGTACACATATTCTACAGAAAACAAAAATTAAGAGCAGATCCTTACTGGACAGAAAAAATAGACAAAGCCAAAAACATCAAAGTTCATTATAATATGGTTCTTGAAGAAATAAAAGGAGAAAAAATAGTAAAAAAAATAAAAACAGATGATGGAAAAGAGATGGAAGTTGGAGGGGTCTTTATTGAAATAGGAAGTATACCTTCAACAGCCCTTCCAAAAAGCCTAGGAGTTAAACTAGACGATAAAGATTGTATAATTGTAGATAAAACTCAAAAAACAAATATTGATGGAATATATGCTGCAGGAGATATAACAACAGGCAGCAATAAAATGAGACAAATAGTAACAGCTTGCGCAGAAGGGGCTGTTGCTGCTGAAAGCACTTACAATAGTCTAAAATGATAGAAGATTTTCAGAAAAAACTAGAAGAAAATCTAAAAAAAGGCTTGGAAATAGAAAAAATAGTTTCTATCATAAAAAGATGCCCTCAATGTCATAATCTAACTTTAGAATTTGATTCACAAAACAACAAAATCATATGCACCAAGTGCGGTTTTACACAAGATATAATGAGGTGATTATTTATGCCAGTAATACATAAAAACCAGAGAGTTGGAGTTTTTGTAGATGTACAAAACCTCTACTATTCTGCAAAAAACCTATACAAATCAAAAGTCAATTATAAAGAAATACTAAAAGAAGCAATTAATACAAGACAACTGATAAGAGCATTTGCATACGTTATAAAGGCAGATGTTAAAGATGAATCTAATTTTTTTGATGCATTATCAAATATAGGATATGAAGTAAGGGCAAAAGATTTACAAATCTTCTATGGAGGACATAAAAAAGGTGACTGGGATGTAGGTATTGCAATGGATATTGTAAAACTTGCACCAAAATTAGATGTAATCGTTATAGTTAGTGGAGATGGAGATTATGTTCCTTTGGTACATTATGCACAATCTGCGGGTTGTAGAGTTGAGGCAATGGCTTTTGGAAAAAGCTCTTCATCAATGCTAAGAGAAGCAGCTGATAATTTCGTTGATCTGGAAAAACAATCAAAACGGTTTTTAATAACAACTAAAACCAAAAAACCAACAACCAAAAAGTAATCTTTATATACTTATTTTTGGTTAATTCACACACAAGGGGGTGATTATAATAAAAAAATCAACAATTATACTATTCATAATAACATTACTGGTTCTAATTGGATGTGATAATCAAGAAATACCTCAGGAATTAAGATGTACAACTAATGCTGAATGTGTACCTTCATCTTGTTGTCATTCAACATCATGCATCAATGAGAAATTTAAACAAGACTGTAACGGGATTAGATGCACAATGGAATGTGCTCCTGGAACAATGGATTGCGGACAAGGAAGTTGTGCTTGTCAAAATAACAAGTGCGAGGCAGTTATTAATTAAAGAATAAAATGATAAAAAAGAGGGTTGTTTTTTTACTAATAATTTTTTTACTAATATCTTTAGTTATAGCTGTTAATGCAGCAAATAACAGAAATGTAAAAATAAGTTCAGAAGTTCAACAAACACTAGAAACTCAAAAAAATGTTAAGGTTTTTATTAAATTAAAAGAACAAAATAATAATTTAAGATCTATTAAAAACGAAATAGAAGACCAAATAGGGGAACAAAATGTTAAACATAAATTTAAAAATAAGATTTCTGCTGTTATCTCAGAAAAAGATCTAGAAAAATTACAAAATAATAACCAAATCGAAAGTATAAGATTAATAGGAACAAGAAATGTTGCTCTTGAAGATTCTCTTCCTTTAATAAAAGCAACAAATACACATTCTTTACAATTTAATAGCATAAATCTTACTGGAAAAGGCCAAACAATCTGTATAATTGACAGCGGTGTTAATTATTCTCATTCAGATTTAGGAGGATGCTACGGCAACAATACAAATTTTTCATGTAAAATCATTGGAGGGATTGATTATTGTTCAGATGATGTTACTTGTAATCCTGGTTTTGAAGATGATAATCCAATGGATGTAAATGGGCATGGAACCCATGTATCTGGAATTGTTGCCGCAAACGGCTCAATAAAAGGCGTTGCCCCAGAAGCAAAAATAATTATGATTAAGGCAAGCAACTCAAGCGGAACTTTTTGGGATGATGATTTAATAGCAGCAATTGAATGGTGTACTGACAATTCATCAACCTTTAATATATCAGTTATAAGTATGAGTTTAGGTGGAGGAGCTGAATCTAGTTATTGTAATGGAGATTCTCTGGCACCTTATATAAATGCAGCTGTTGCAAAAAACATATCAGTTGTAGTAGCAACAGGAAATGAGTATAACACCACACATATAAGTGGTCCTGCTTGTGTTCAAAATGCTACACCAGTTGGCTCAACAACAAAATCAGATACAATGTCATCTTTCTCAAACCGTAATAATATAACACAACTAGTTGCACCAGGAGGAACTTTATCTAATTCTGGAGCATGTTCTCCAGGAACTATGGACTCAAATAGAATATGTTCAACATGGAAGGACGGAAGCTATTTAGCTATTTCAGGAACATCTATGGCAACACCCCATGTAGCAGGAGCAGTAGCTTTACTACAACAATTTTACAAACTACAAAATAAACCACCATTAACAACAGAACAAATTGAAACCACCCTAAATAATACAGGCACAATTATTAATGATTCAGGAGGATCTGGACTTATTTTTAGAAGAATAAACACATATGCTGCAATACAATCTCTTGACGAAACACCACCATCAATAACCTTTGTATCTCCTACACCTATAAACTATACAAACACAACAAACGGATCTATGGAAATAAATGTCTCAATCATAGATCAAATCAATAATATTAGTTCTTGCTGGTTTGAATGGAACTACACAACTAACATAACTATGAATCAATCAAGTAGTGGAACATCTGTAACTTGTTATCTGAATAAATCATTTACAGAACAAGGTGTTTTTGATTATAGAGTATATGCAAACGATTCTCAAAACAATGTAAATGTTTCTGAAACAAGACAAATAAATGTTAGCAATGCTCAACCAAATGTAACCATCAATTCTCCTATTGACAATTATAACTCTTCTTCAAACACAATAATATTTAATTGTACAGCAAGTGATGCTCTTAATCTAACCAATATAACATTGTATCATAATTCAAGCGGATGGACAGCAAACACAACAAACACATCTGGAATAAATACAAACTACTTATTCACTCAAAATTTTACAGAAGGAATTTATATATGGAACTGTTATGCCTGCGATAATTATAATAGTTGCAGTTTTGCAACTTCTAACAGAACATTTACAATTGATACAACTTTCCCTTATTTTAATCCATTACCAACAAACCAGGAAATTAATTACAGCCAACAATTCGGATACGATATAAATGCCACAGATAACAATGCCTTTACCTATTCTGTTAATGATACTACAAACTTTGCAATTAATCAAAGCGGTTATATTACAAACAACACTTTATTAGATGTAATAACAT belongs to Candidatus Woesearchaeota archaeon B3_Woes and includes:
- a CDS encoding DNA polymerase yields the protein MAEKIPFFVLDAKYKVVNDKLEVYLFGRTTEGKPLIILDDSFEPYFYVIPKKGQSLNSKIEKLRIEQKDDVHEVIRTENVKKNYLGKDVDAIKVFVRFPKDVPVIRDIIKDWEIIESINEYDIHFIRRYLIDKGITPMMLYEIEGESVNRKAKVPVYKIESIKQVGDETLTSPRILAFDIETYNPDGKSINFEKNPIIMISFYGNHFRKVITWKRFKTKEKYIEFVDSEADLIQKFKEILETYVPDIIAGYFSDGFDLPYIQKRAEKYKIKLDIGLDSSDLNVSKRKVSKAKISGIVHLDVLNVIKKMFSLSLKTDYYDLSSVSEELIGEKKTDADLDELSSVWDNKPDDLEKYCEYNLQDSRLAYKLAEKIMPNIIEMVKIVGLPMYEITRMGFSQLVEWYLIKQAFNFKEICPNKPHYGDIKDRMLNRYKGAFVFEPTPGLYKDIIIFDFRSLYPTIISSHNISPGMLNCGCCREKAEKAPLEKDEYWFCTQKKGFLPTVIEDLIKRRRRIKDMMKRSKNVLLDARQTNLKVLANAFYGYFGFFNARWYSLECARSITAWGRYYIHKVIESAEKEGFKVIYSDTDSIFLSLDGKSKTEAKQFAESINPTLPGIMELEYEGFYPAAIFVSAKAGAYGAKKKYALLDSDNNIKITGFETVRRNWSLIAKETQKKILNIVLKENNPDKALRYVKTVVQDLRERKIDLDKVIIRTQLTKDIDSYAAVGPHVVVAKKLKSKGHDIAPGMIIEFVVTEGKGSIGDRAKVPEEIKDNKYDSEYYINNQVVPAVDRILEVLGYTKEDLLSNKKQSKLGAFMK